One part of the Luteibacter yeojuensis genome encodes these proteins:
- a CDS encoding DUF2589 domain-containing protein, with the protein MTGLVNMAQQFQGLPMGDLIGAPLGAACDAQVKLAQATADFIKTVGFQQSEDGSTEETRTAAFRFTRPVINADGTTGEEEVSMEVPLLSIVKVPNLGVSTVDITFDMEVKSSFSQQESKDNKMEYDVETGLKIGPFSMNARIAGSVSSHMQNTRSSDNSAKYHVNVKAEDKGMPEGLARVMDIMQTACEPRVRPLPQPETVV; encoded by the coding sequence ATGACCGGACTCGTCAACATGGCCCAGCAGTTCCAGGGCCTTCCCATGGGCGATCTCATCGGCGCCCCCCTCGGTGCAGCCTGCGATGCGCAGGTGAAGCTGGCCCAGGCAACCGCGGACTTCATCAAGACGGTGGGCTTCCAGCAGTCGGAGGACGGCTCGACCGAGGAAACCCGCACCGCCGCGTTCCGCTTCACGCGTCCGGTGATCAATGCCGACGGCACGACGGGCGAGGAAGAGGTGTCCATGGAGGTTCCGCTGCTGTCGATCGTCAAGGTGCCCAACCTCGGCGTGAGCACGGTGGACATCACCTTCGACATGGAAGTGAAGTCGTCCTTCTCCCAGCAGGAGTCCAAGGACAACAAGATGGAGTACGACGTCGAGACCGGCCTGAAGATCGGCCCGTTCTCGATGAACGCCCGCATTGCCGGCTCGGTGTCCTCGCACATGCAGAACACGCGCAGTTCCGATAACTCGGCGAAGTACCACGTCAACGTGAAGGCCGAAGACAAGGGCATGCCGGAAGGCCTGGCCCGCGTCATGGACATCATGCAGACCGCGTGCGAGCCGCGAGTGCGTCCGCTGCCGCAGCCGGAAACCGTTGTGTAA
- a CDS encoding DUF2589 domain-containing protein — MSTQTPLPGLIEAMAGAVIDAQERIEKRQLAYLGEYFDEHNRPKSIVIRMPSMRPGATEDDEDLYRAPLLPLVSTSFLRVKDVEISFDADLGNLVEPAPDDTPGDGPMKKARPWGRRGESNAPVVQVDTSMKAGKGKSGAVHVVLRVEGAEPTEGAARLMNHLAQTQGVFRTFRHDDD; from the coding sequence ATGTCGACGCAGACACCCCTTCCCGGACTCATCGAGGCCATGGCCGGCGCGGTGATCGACGCGCAGGAGCGTATCGAGAAACGCCAGCTGGCCTATCTCGGCGAATACTTCGACGAGCACAACCGGCCGAAGAGCATCGTCATACGCATGCCCTCGATGCGGCCGGGCGCCACCGAAGACGACGAGGATCTCTACCGTGCCCCGCTGCTGCCGCTCGTGTCCACCAGCTTCCTTCGCGTCAAGGACGTGGAGATCAGTTTCGATGCCGACCTGGGCAACCTTGTCGAACCGGCACCCGACGATACGCCGGGAGATGGCCCCATGAAGAAGGCGCGGCCCTGGGGGCGGCGCGGCGAAAGCAACGCGCCGGTCGTGCAGGTCGACACCTCCATGAAAGCCGGCAAAGGCAAGTCCGGCGCCGTTCACGTCGTGCTTCGGGTGGAGGGCGCCGAGCCCACCGAAGGCGCGGCACGTCTCATGAACCACCTGGCACAGACCCAGGGTGTGTTCCGCACGTTCAGGCATGACGACGACTGA
- a CDS encoding glycoside hydrolase family 108 protein: MADFNLFAPILFRHEGGFVDDPVDPGGATNRGITHATFMRCARKLLGIEPTLEALRNLTEMQAATIYKALYWDAIRGDEMPFQHIANIVCDFQVNAGAVSSRLLQSVLNELGTGRHLYVDGVVGARTLAALRGADPAKVHALFQDGRRDYYRRLVARRPPLGKFLRGWLRRVDSFEPAAAGTRRA; encoded by the coding sequence ATGGCCGATTTCAATCTCTTCGCACCGATCCTCTTCAGGCACGAAGGAGGTTTCGTCGACGACCCGGTCGATCCGGGCGGTGCCACGAATCGCGGCATTACCCATGCCACGTTCATGCGTTGTGCGCGGAAGCTGCTGGGCATCGAGCCCACCCTGGAAGCACTGCGTAACCTCACGGAAATGCAGGCGGCCACGATCTACAAGGCGCTGTACTGGGACGCGATACGCGGCGACGAAATGCCGTTCCAGCACATCGCCAACATCGTCTGCGACTTCCAGGTCAACGCCGGTGCCGTTTCCTCGCGACTGCTCCAGAGCGTGCTCAACGAACTCGGTACCGGGCGCCACCTGTATGTGGACGGCGTCGTCGGCGCGAGAACCCTGGCGGCATTGCGCGGCGCCGATCCGGCGAAGGTGCATGCGCTTTTCCAGGATGGCCGGCGCGACTACTACCGCCGCCTCGTGGCCAGGCGGCCACCGCTCGGAAAGTTCCTCCGCGGATGGTTGCGCCGGGTCGATTCCTTCGAGCCTGCGGCGGCCGGCACCCGGAGGGCATGA
- a CDS encoding LuxR C-terminal-related transcriptional regulator, whose amino-acid sequence MSNLNFAGQKSDHAVPAACDNRSRLPAGSGPGGRLKIVLADEHALMREGLAALLGAHGEVGISGSTGDGRECVRLVLREEPDLLIFDNLMGGFNGVEVVRRVAAHRPRTRMLCLAAQDDIRFVREFFDAGVHGYLAKRSAFAMLLEAIEHVFRSGYYVSPDVAHVLVEGFRSRHASTDGQPALTSREREVARLYAEGLGTRDIADRLSVSMKTIATHREHVMEKIGAQSIAQLTRYAIRQGLVPLDD is encoded by the coding sequence ATGTCTAATCTGAACTTTGCAGGCCAGAAATCGGATCACGCCGTCCCTGCCGCGTGCGACAACCGGTCGAGGCTACCCGCGGGCTCGGGGCCGGGCGGGCGTCTGAAGATCGTCCTGGCGGACGAACATGCGCTCATGCGCGAAGGTCTCGCGGCCCTTCTCGGCGCGCATGGCGAAGTGGGCATCAGCGGAAGCACGGGCGATGGGAGGGAGTGTGTCCGCCTCGTTCTTCGCGAAGAACCCGACTTGCTCATCTTCGACAACCTGATGGGCGGATTCAACGGCGTGGAAGTGGTGCGTCGCGTCGCTGCGCATCGGCCGCGGACCAGGATGCTGTGTCTCGCGGCGCAGGACGACATACGTTTCGTCCGTGAGTTCTTCGACGCCGGGGTGCACGGCTATCTGGCGAAGCGCAGCGCCTTCGCGATGCTTCTGGAAGCGATCGAACACGTCTTCCGCAGCGGCTATTACGTAAGCCCGGATGTCGCCCACGTGCTGGTCGAGGGATTCCGGTCGCGTCATGCATCGACGGACGGCCAGCCGGCGCTCACGTCGCGCGAGCGCGAGGTCGCACGCCTTTATGCCGAGGGACTCGGCACGCGCGACATCGCCGATCGCCTCAGCGTGAGCATGAAGACGATCGCCACGCACCGCGAGCATGTCATGGAGAAGATCGGCGCGCAAAGCATCGCGCAACTGACCCGTTATGCCATCCGCCAGGGGCTGGTGCCCCTGGACGACTGA
- a CDS encoding winged helix-turn-helix domain-containing protein translates to MKRRRMYAAVFRLGDWTVRPALGVIERHGERIRLEPKLLDVLVCLAERPGDVVGIDQLLDRCWAGDFYGDNPVHKTIAMLRRALGDDARSPYYIATIRKRGYRLLAPVVFLRDRPPGRNAWLAPLDHLLELARAMDAMGRVLLRMGRIDVAAEYFDEAIELRTRCSTHAQVRPDPLAFPVAASGRITTPY, encoded by the coding sequence ATGAAGCGACGAAGGATGTACGCGGCTGTTTTTAGGTTAGGCGACTGGACGGTCCGTCCCGCATTGGGAGTCATCGAACGGCATGGCGAGCGCATCCGGCTCGAGCCGAAACTTCTCGACGTGCTGGTGTGTCTTGCCGAGCGACCCGGCGACGTCGTCGGCATCGACCAGCTCCTCGATCGATGCTGGGCCGGTGACTTCTACGGCGACAACCCGGTCCACAAGACCATCGCCATGCTACGGCGGGCGCTGGGCGACGACGCGCGATCGCCATATTACATTGCGACCATACGCAAACGGGGCTATCGCCTCCTCGCACCCGTCGTCTTCCTGAGGGATCGGCCGCCCGGCCGTAACGCGTGGCTCGCACCCCTTGACCATCTGCTCGAACTCGCCCGCGCCATGGATGCCATGGGTCGCGTCCTCCTGCGCATGGGACGGATCGACGTTGCCGCCGAGTATTTCGATGAGGCCATCGAGTTGCGGACACGATGTTCCACCCATGCCCAGGTCAGACCGGATCCCCTGGCCTTCCCGGTCGCGGCGAGCGGGAGGATCACTACACCGTATTGA
- a CDS encoding class I SAM-dependent methyltransferase, producing the protein MSIDEAKLNTFLGKAVGDLGAAFSAVLVLLGDELGLYKALAKESLTSAELASRTGTNERYVREWLGNQAAGGYVDYDAASGKFRLNDEQAACLADPAGPVDLSGAYEIALALFHTYPRVRDNFRSGAGMEWGEHHPCLFHGTERFFRAGYNAHLLGAWLPALDGVVEKLGRGGKVADIGCGHGASTVLMAKAFPTSEFVGYDYHGPSIEVARERAKAAGVNNATFEQADASGYEGRDFDLITFFDCLHDMGDPDGAARHARQALKDDGTCMVVEPFAGDATADNLNPVGRVYYAASSMICVPVSLARHGPALGAQAGEARLRKLLVDAGGFRRFRRAAETPFNIVLEARP; encoded by the coding sequence ATGTCCATCGACGAAGCGAAGCTCAACACTTTTCTGGGGAAGGCGGTCGGTGACCTCGGCGCCGCGTTCAGCGCCGTGCTGGTCCTGCTGGGCGACGAGCTCGGCCTCTACAAGGCGCTGGCGAAGGAATCGCTGACCTCCGCCGAACTGGCATCGCGTACCGGCACCAACGAACGCTACGTGCGCGAATGGCTCGGCAACCAGGCTGCCGGCGGCTACGTCGATTACGACGCGGCCTCGGGCAAGTTCCGGCTCAACGACGAACAGGCGGCGTGTCTGGCGGATCCCGCGGGCCCCGTCGATCTTTCCGGCGCCTACGAAATCGCGCTCGCGCTCTTCCACACCTATCCGCGCGTGCGCGACAACTTTCGCAGCGGTGCCGGCATGGAATGGGGCGAGCATCATCCCTGCCTGTTCCACGGTACCGAGCGGTTCTTCCGCGCGGGATACAACGCCCACCTGCTGGGCGCGTGGCTGCCGGCGCTCGACGGCGTCGTGGAGAAGCTCGGCCGCGGCGGCAAGGTGGCCGACATAGGATGCGGCCATGGTGCCAGTACGGTGCTGATGGCGAAGGCGTTCCCCACCTCCGAATTCGTGGGTTACGACTATCACGGGCCATCGATCGAGGTGGCGCGCGAGCGCGCGAAGGCGGCCGGCGTGAACAACGCGACGTTCGAGCAGGCGGACGCCTCCGGATACGAGGGCCGCGATTTCGATCTCATAACGTTCTTCGATTGCCTGCACGACATGGGCGATCCCGACGGAGCCGCCCGTCATGCAAGGCAGGCGTTGAAGGACGATGGCACCTGCATGGTCGTCGAACCCTTCGCGGGCGACGCCACGGCAGATAACCTCAATCCCGTCGGCCGCGTGTACTACGCGGCGTCTTCGATGATCTGCGTACCGGTATCGCTGGCCCGTCATGGACCCGCGCTGGGTGCGCAGGCCGGCGAGGCCCGCCTGCGCAAGCTGCTGGTCGACGCCGGCGGCTTTCGCCGTTTCCGCCGGGCCGCGGAAACGCCGTTCAACATCGTGCTCGAGGCGCGCCCATGA
- a CDS encoding Lrp/AsnC family transcriptional regulator — protein sequence MPHKLDATDRRILRALQDDARLQNTELARVAGLSPSPCLRRVRILEEAGVISRYVTILDPVQVGVGMTLFARVWLIAQDADTVERFMAAMRLLPQVMECYVMLGESDALLRVVVADLDAYRHFQSTHLTRANGIQNVKTDVPSQVVKQSYALPL from the coding sequence ATGCCGCATAAGCTGGATGCCACCGACAGGCGCATCCTTCGGGCACTCCAGGACGATGCCCGTCTGCAGAACACCGAACTCGCGCGTGTCGCCGGGCTTTCGCCGTCCCCTTGCCTGCGCCGGGTCCGCATCCTGGAGGAGGCGGGCGTCATCTCGCGTTACGTGACGATCCTCGATCCCGTCCAGGTGGGTGTCGGCATGACCTTGTTCGCCCGGGTCTGGCTGATCGCCCAGGACGCGGACACCGTCGAGCGGTTCATGGCGGCCATGCGGCTGCTTCCGCAGGTGATGGAGTGCTACGTCATGCTGGGCGAGAGCGACGCGCTGCTGCGTGTCGTCGTGGCGGACCTCGACGCCTACCGGCATTTCCAGTCGACCCATCTCACCCGCGCGAACGGAATCCAGAACGTGAAGACGGACGTTCCCAGCCAGGTGGTGAAACAGAGCTACGCGCTTCCCCTCTGA
- a CDS encoding LysE family translocator, whose amino-acid sequence MNMHLLTLFVATVLPLVCAPGPDMLFIASQAVSGNASGGLRATAGVCAGYVVHSVLVAIGLAALIAASPLLFGMLRWAGVAYLAYLAVRLLRSALKPRGAALAPPRGNRQFGKGFLTAVLNPKGMMIYFAILPQFMTPGGSSAMQALVLSAIFIALCGLVYSVLSILLARGGSGPAGFGDRRRRYVEGISGGIILVAAAKLATT is encoded by the coding sequence ATGAACATGCATCTCCTGACGCTCTTCGTGGCCACCGTCCTTCCACTCGTCTGCGCGCCCGGACCGGACATGCTTTTCATCGCCTCCCAGGCCGTTTCCGGAAACGCCTCCGGCGGCCTCCGTGCGACGGCGGGCGTCTGCGCGGGGTACGTGGTCCATTCGGTGCTGGTCGCGATCGGCCTGGCGGCACTGATCGCGGCTTCGCCGCTGCTGTTCGGCATGCTGCGGTGGGCAGGGGTCGCGTACCTCGCCTACCTTGCCGTCCGGCTGCTGAGATCGGCACTGAAGCCCCGCGGGGCGGCCCTCGCGCCGCCGCGCGGCAACCGCCAGTTCGGCAAGGGTTTCCTTACCGCCGTCCTCAATCCCAAGGGGATGATGATCTACTTCGCCATCCTTCCGCAGTTCATGACGCCGGGCGGATCGTCGGCCATGCAGGCACTCGTGCTGTCGGCCATCTTCATTGCCCTGTGCGGCCTGGTCTACAGCGTCCTGAGTATCCTGCTGGCTCGCGGCGGAAGCGGCCCGGCCGGATTCGGCGATCGGCGCAGACGCTACGTCGAAGGCATATCGGGCGGCATCATCCTCGTGGCCGCGGCAAAGCTCGCGACCACCTGA
- a CDS encoding lipocalin-like domain-containing protein — MNLSKVLSLGALTFLAAHAASAAETRSAPAPATLEGTWALAFADVVHPDGTRGHDYGNPPKGVLHVDRAGHYAMFIFNPGRSTFAANDKSKGTPEEYRGAIMGTSSHYGTVEMDPAAHTLTFHVDGSTYPNWEGATQVRHYRVDGDVLSYQVAARPNGDIPMTGWRRLQP; from the coding sequence ATGAACCTATCCAAGGTGCTTTCACTCGGTGCTCTGACGTTCCTGGCGGCGCATGCCGCGAGCGCCGCCGAGACGCGCTCCGCTCCGGCCCCCGCGACGCTCGAGGGAACCTGGGCGCTGGCCTTTGCCGATGTCGTCCATCCGGACGGCACGCGAGGGCACGACTATGGCAATCCACCGAAGGGTGTCCTCCACGTGGACCGCGCCGGGCACTACGCGATGTTCATCTTCAACCCTGGCCGCTCGACATTCGCCGCGAACGACAAGAGCAAGGGCACGCCGGAGGAATACCGTGGGGCCATCATGGGCACCAGCTCGCACTACGGCACGGTGGAGATGGATCCGGCCGCCCACACGCTGACCTTCCACGTGGACGGTTCGACCTATCCGAACTGGGAAGGGGCGACCCAGGTACGTCACTACCGGGTGGATGGCGATGTCCTCAGCTACCAGGTCGCCGCCCGTCCCAACGGGGACATTCCCATGACCGGATGGCGGCGGTTGCAGCCCTAG
- a CDS encoding LysR family transcriptional regulator — protein MKSLDLDAVRAFVLTAELQSFTRAADALGSTQSAISLKLRRLEAQLGRRLLERTPRQVRLSAEGARFFESARALLEAHEQAVASFETTARRLSIGVSHQLVGSEMPRLLGSLNQYDPHLIVELRVAGSGEVMASYDQGMLDAAIVLQPHDHRRQGEVLFEESFAWVASPHWEPRAGQALPLSTQGETCSIRNAAVQSLDAAGIPWREVFIGKGAALVGVPASMGWAVAVLAKRAAPPGTIDIGHMHSLPALPTQQVVLHSALSDPRSRQTLATLAAAFRSSPAA, from the coding sequence ATGAAATCCCTCGATCTCGACGCGGTGCGCGCCTTCGTACTCACCGCGGAACTCCAGAGTTTTACCCGCGCCGCCGACGCACTGGGCAGCACCCAATCCGCGATCAGCCTGAAACTGCGCCGGCTGGAAGCGCAGCTTGGCAGGCGCCTCCTCGAAAGAACCCCTCGCCAGGTTCGCCTTTCCGCCGAGGGGGCGAGGTTCTTCGAATCGGCCCGGGCGTTGCTCGAGGCGCATGAGCAAGCCGTGGCCTCTTTCGAGACCACGGCGCGGCGGCTTTCCATCGGCGTCAGCCACCAACTGGTCGGCAGCGAGATGCCGCGACTGCTCGGGTCGCTCAATCAATACGACCCTCATCTGATCGTCGAGCTTCGCGTCGCCGGTTCCGGCGAGGTAATGGCGAGCTACGACCAGGGGATGCTGGACGCCGCCATCGTGCTCCAGCCGCACGATCACCGCCGGCAGGGCGAGGTGTTGTTCGAGGAATCGTTCGCCTGGGTGGCCTCGCCTCACTGGGAGCCGCGCGCCGGCCAGGCCCTGCCCCTGTCCACGCAAGGCGAAACATGCAGCATCCGCAATGCTGCCGTGCAGTCGCTCGATGCCGCGGGTATTCCGTGGAGGGAAGTCTTCATCGGCAAGGGCGCCGCACTGGTCGGCGTGCCCGCGAGCATGGGATGGGCTGTCGCCGTGCTGGCAAAACGGGCGGCTCCGCCAGGCACGATCGATATCGGACACATGCATTCGCTGCCCGCCCTGCCGACCCAGCAGGTCGTCCTGCATTCCGCACTCAGCGATCCCCGCTCGCGCCAGACGCTGGCGACGCTCGCGGCCGCTTTCAGAAGTTCGCCGGCCGCTTGA
- the rpsI gene encoding 30S ribosomal protein S9, translating into MATQQNYGTGRRKTSAARVFLRKGTGGIVVNGKPLDQFFGRETSRMIVRQPLELTDNSEKFDIMVTVAGGGITGQAGAIRLGIARALVEYDEALKSPLRKAGFMTRDAREVERKKVGLHKARRATQFSKR; encoded by the coding sequence ATGGCTACCCAGCAGAATTACGGTACCGGCCGCCGCAAGACCTCCGCCGCCCGCGTGTTCCTCCGCAAGGGCACCGGTGGCATCGTCGTCAACGGCAAGCCGCTCGACCAGTTCTTCGGTCGTGAAACCTCGCGCATGATCGTCCGTCAGCCGCTCGAGCTGACCGATAACAGCGAGAAGTTCGATATCATGGTCACCGTTGCCGGTGGCGGCATCACGGGTCAGGCCGGCGCCATCCGCCTCGGCATCGCCCGCGCCCTCGTCGAGTACGACGAAGCGCTGAAGTCGCCGCTGCGCAAGGCCGGTTTCATGACCCGCGACGCCCGCGAAGTCGAGCGTAAGAAGGTCGGTCTCCACAAGGCCCGCCGCGCTACGCAGTTCTCGAAGCGCTGA
- the rplM gene encoding 50S ribosomal protein L13 has translation MKTFSAKPESVKRDWFVIDATNKTLGRLSTEVARRLRGKHKPEFTPHVDTGDYIVVINAGKVAVTGAKLDDKMYHRFTGYVGNLKTTSLKDLLATHPERVIEIAVKGMLPKNPLGRAMYRKLKVYGGAEHPHTAQQPQALEI, from the coding sequence ATGAAAACGTTCAGCGCCAAGCCGGAGAGCGTCAAGCGCGATTGGTTCGTGATCGACGCCACGAACAAGACCCTGGGTCGTCTGTCGACCGAGGTCGCGCGCCGTCTCCGCGGCAAGCACAAGCCCGAGTTCACCCCGCACGTCGATACCGGCGATTACATCGTCGTGATCAATGCCGGCAAGGTGGCGGTCACCGGTGCGAAGCTGGACGACAAGATGTACCACCGCTTCACCGGCTACGTCGGCAACCTGAAGACCACCAGTCTGAAGGACCTGCTCGCCACGCACCCCGAGCGCGTGATCGAGATCGCCGTCAAGGGCATGCTGCCGAAGAACCCGCTGGGTCGCGCCATGTACCGCAAGCTCAAGGTGTACGGCGGCGCCGAGCACCCGCACACCGCACAGCAGCCGCAGGCGCTGGAAATCTAA
- the coq7 gene encoding 2-polyprenyl-3-methyl-6-methoxy-1,4-benzoquinone monooxygenase, with product MSVRTLSPLDRLLDGLERAMEAVAGAPEPSRRSPADALPDAALSDAERRHAAGLMRINHVGEVCAQALYVGQAALARTDETRGHLMHAAQEETDHLAWCAERLKQLDSRPSLLNPLWYAGSYAIGVAAAAVGDPVSLGFVVETERQVEAHLADHLERLPAQDERSRAILTQMQADEIRHAEAAQARGGVDLPWPLPGLMHAASAVMKTVAYRL from the coding sequence ATGTCCGTCCGCACCCTCAGCCCCCTCGACCGCCTGCTGGACGGCCTGGAGCGGGCCATGGAAGCCGTGGCGGGCGCGCCGGAACCATCGCGCCGCTCGCCGGCGGACGCCCTCCCCGATGCCGCCCTGAGCGACGCCGAGCGACGCCATGCGGCCGGGCTGATGCGGATCAACCACGTGGGCGAGGTCTGCGCCCAGGCCCTGTACGTCGGCCAGGCCGCCCTCGCCAGGACGGACGAGACGCGCGGACACCTGATGCACGCGGCCCAGGAGGAAACGGACCATCTCGCCTGGTGCGCCGAGCGCCTGAAGCAGCTCGACAGCCGGCCCAGCCTGCTGAATCCCCTGTGGTACGCGGGCAGCTACGCCATCGGCGTGGCCGCGGCGGCCGTGGGCGATCCGGTGAGCCTCGGCTTCGTCGTGGAAACCGAGCGCCAGGTGGAGGCCCACCTTGCCGATCATCTCGAACGCCTGCCGGCGCAGGACGAGCGCTCCCGCGCCATCCTCACCCAGATGCAGGCCGACGAGATCCGTCACGCCGAGGCCGCGCAGGCCCGCGGCGGCGTGGACCTGCCATGGCCCCTGCCCGGCCTCATGCACGCCGCCTCGGCGGTGATGAAGACCGTCGCCTACCGCCTCTAG
- the speD gene encoding adenosylmethionine decarboxylase, which translates to MVKPLPRLRLQGFNNLTKALSFNIYDICYAVSEQQRQNYIEYIDEQYDADRLTQILTDVAEIIGANILNIARQDYDPQGASVTILISEEPVVEKLGRDTISGAVVAHMDKSHITVHTYPETHPHNGIATFRADIDVATCGVISPLKALNYLIDSFESDIVIADYRVRGFTRDVKGKKHFIDHKINSVQDYLAKHIRQKYEMFDVNVYQENIFHTKMHIKDFDLDTYLFEAQADDLSFKERQRIESLLRREIEELFHGRNLM; encoded by the coding sequence GTGGTCAAACCGCTTCCCCGCCTTCGCCTGCAGGGTTTCAACAACCTTACCAAGGCGCTGAGCTTCAACATCTACGATATCTGCTATGCCGTTTCCGAACAGCAGCGGCAGAACTACATCGAGTACATCGACGAACAGTACGATGCCGACCGCCTGACCCAGATCCTGACCGACGTGGCCGAGATCATCGGCGCGAACATCCTGAACATCGCACGCCAGGACTACGATCCGCAGGGCGCCTCCGTCACCATCCTCATTTCCGAGGAGCCGGTGGTGGAGAAGCTCGGCCGCGACACGATCTCGGGCGCCGTCGTTGCGCACATGGACAAGAGCCACATCACCGTCCATACCTACCCGGAGACGCATCCGCACAACGGCATCGCCACCTTCCGCGCGGACATCGACGTGGCTACCTGTGGCGTCATCTCGCCGCTGAAGGCCCTTAACTACCTGATCGACAGCTTCGAGTCCGACATCGTCATCGCCGATTACCGCGTGCGCGGCTTCACGCGCGACGTGAAGGGCAAGAAGCACTTCATCGACCACAAGATCAACTCCGTGCAGGACTACCTGGCGAAGCACATCCGCCAGAAGTACGAGATGTTCGATGTGAACGTATACCAGGAAAACATCTTCCACACGAAAATGCACATCAAGGACTTCGACCTCGATACCTACCTGTTCGAGGCCCAGGCCGACGATCTTTCCTTCAAGGAGCGCCAGCGCATCGAGTCGCTGCTCCGTCGCGAGATCGAGGAACTCTTCCACGGCCGCAACCTGATGTGA
- the crp gene encoding cAMP-activated global transcriptional regulator CRP, which yields MLQQAFERSQAPSSFAPDPASMGRFLDACHRRRYPGKTAIIRPGDPANTLYYVVDGSLAVCTEDEEGRELILAYINRGQFIGEMGLFVEQAQRESLVRTRTAVEMAEISYERLFQLLEGPLAAECPKLLFAIGSQLTHRLLRTSRQVSRMAFMDVTNRVSRTLLDLCQEPDAMTHPDGTQIRISRQEVSRIVGCSREMVGRVLKQLEEERMIDVSGKTIVVRGTR from the coding sequence ATGTTGCAACAGGCGTTCGAACGGTCGCAGGCTCCCTCGAGCTTCGCGCCCGACCCGGCTTCGATGGGGCGCTTCCTGGATGCCTGCCACCGCCGCCGCTACCCGGGGAAGACGGCGATCATCCGTCCTGGCGACCCGGCCAACACGCTCTACTACGTGGTGGACGGCTCGCTTGCCGTCTGTACGGAGGACGAGGAAGGCCGTGAGCTGATCCTGGCCTACATCAACCGTGGCCAGTTCATCGGCGAGATGGGTCTCTTCGTGGAGCAGGCGCAGCGCGAGTCGCTGGTGCGCACCCGCACGGCCGTGGAAATGGCCGAAATCAGCTATGAACGGCTCTTCCAGCTGCTGGAAGGCCCGTTGGCCGCCGAATGCCCGAAGTTGCTCTTCGCCATCGGCTCGCAGCTGACCCACCGACTCCTGCGCACGTCGCGCCAGGTCAGCCGCATGGCGTTCATGGACGTGACGAACCGGGTCTCGCGCACCCTGCTCGACCTCTGCCAGGAACCGGATGCGATGACCCATCCGGACGGCACCCAGATCCGCATCTCGCGCCAGGAAGTGAGCCGCATCGTCGGCTGCTCCCGCGAAATGGTGGGCCGGGTGCTCAAGCAGCTCGAGGAAGAGCGAATGATCGACGTGTCCGGCAAGACGATCGTGGTGCGCGGCACCCGCTGA